A region of the Thamnophis elegans isolate rThaEle1 chromosome 1, rThaEle1.pri, whole genome shotgun sequence genome:
CCCCAGTAGTGAAGTAGTTATACCAGAGATAAAGAATATACTTAAATTTCTATCCTGGACTAGTTTTTCAGTGCATGTACTTTGTATTGATAAGAAATTatggttttttttctgaatttgaaCAATTCCACCCCTCTTTCACCAAACTCAAAAAGCTTTACTCTGTCTCAAAGAGCATCTTTGGATATTTCCTTTAGTGGGGGAATCATTCCTTTTCTCTGTGATGGTTACCTCGAAAGAATATGTAGTTTGTGAGAACAAAGACTGTTTCTGGGTTAAGATCCTTGACTAGTTCTGCAATTTTCCCATgtgttttttcctttatataatcATTGATctgtttttcagcttcttttggaTCCTGAAACTTTGTGGCTTGGATTTCTGCTTCATAGAATTCCTTAATCTTATCTAAAAATGTCTGCAATGGTTGTATGCCTTTCTTTAAAAACAGGCCCTGTCCGATATCCAGCTTGTAATCCTCCTCTGAATGTGTGAGCAGATGGAGAAGTTCATGAAACCCCTGGTGGATCTCATCTTCCTGAATTTTTGTCATGTTAAAATCAAGGCCCTTTAAAATCTCTGCATGCGTGTTTGAATTTGTCCCTAATAACAGGACTGAAAGCAATATAGAAATGCTGCAGGGTGAGAAAACAATGTTCTCTCCGTGTGATCTTGCAGccagtgttttgtaaaattcaaaTGCAAATTCAACAACATTGCTTTGGATCTTGATAGCAGCTTTGGGGTCATGATGATCGTGGTGATGATCGACATCATGGTGGCCATGGCTGACGAGGGAAAACACTATCAAGGCCAAACTCAGATGAATGATCCTGTTCATCTTGCCAGTAATTTATTCTGCAAAGGAAAATAGGAATAAAGAAgagggattttattttattataaactgTTTGCAAAGCACCTTTTTCAGTTACAGTCTTATGGGTATTTTGGCTTCTAGATGAAAGTCAGCATGAAAGGATGTTGATGATAAATTGTTACttgtaggcaggggtgggttctggcttcttttactgctggttcgctcagggatgtgcttcgggtgtgtgcatgcacagaagcaaaaaacaagatggtggcacctatggtgccGCCGATAGAACCAATTCCGGTTCGTGTCCAGCCAAGTTACtccctactcggccgaaccaggccgaaccggtgggaacccacctctgcttgtagGTAGTCTTTGAGTTATCACCATAATAGAACCTGCTCGTTAGGGTTGAAATTAAGAACAAATGTTAAATGAACTGGCTCAAGTAATGAATATCCATCCCTGTGGTCCCCAgtgcatttgttaaataaatgagtGGGTCATTAAGTGGAGTGTGGGGTGCCTCACAGATGGGAGACATCCTGGGAGGATTAGTGAAGCCACAAGCCCACCTGCCTCAGGTCTCCCATAGCGTCCTCCATTCTGAGATACCCCATGCTCTGCTTCCTGCCTCTTGGGTGGCTCTCATACATTCCGACCACACTGCTGACCACATTGCTAGGGAGAAAACATGGCGAAGGAAAACGCTGGAACACTTGCCTTTCCAGGTTCTACCATTGCCCTTCATCCTGCCAAGCTGTATCTGCCTTTCTGGGGCAAAAAAAAGCCTACTCCTCGAGACTTTCAGAACTTTCTGCCCTGATCAGCTGACAGAATAGAGACTGCAAAGCTCTCCTGCCTCTTCTTAGTCTTTGGGAAACCAGACCCCGCACTCTAAGGCAGAAGCTTCAGGACAAGCTTCCCAAACCTTTCCCTTGCTttaacccaggggtgaaattcagcaggttctgacaggttctggagaactggtagtggaaattgtgagtagttcggagaactggcaaataccacttctggctggcaaCAGAATTTGctactgcaaattctccattcccatcccactctgttGCCTGcgagtggggtggaatggaggttttgcagtatccttcccctggagtggggtgaggatgaagattttgcagtattcttcccctgctacatccaccaagccatgcccacagaatcggtagtaaagatttttgaatttcaccactgcgttAACCCTTTCCTTCCCCCAGAAAGCCACATTTGttcaataggagttagacttatataccgcttcatagggctttcagtcctctctaagcggtttacagagtcagcatattgcccccaacaatccgggtcctcattttacccacctcggaaggatggaaggctgagtcaaccctgaaccggtgagatttgaacagccgaactgctgaactgcagtcagctgaagtggcctgcagtgctgcatttaaccactgcgccaccttttgtATAGCAAATACAAAAACTAATACAAAATAAAAGGGTAACTTGTTGATTTGCACCCCCCATTCAAAATTAGATGCTAAAATAGGAAACTCTCCGCATCTACCCTCCAATCTCTATCCCTTTTAAAAACCTTATGTCCTATCCCAGTCCATATACATGTACACACAAGTGGGGTTAAGTGAGATTCTTTCACACCACCAGCCCCATAATTTTTCCCCAGGTCCCAATTCTGCACATGCAGTCCTTAGGGTCAGTTTCAAGCAACTTCTGTAAATACCACACTGACTGgacatagcaaaagcaataggagCAAGATAAGCTGCAGTCTCTTCCGCACCTAAGGCACGGGGACAACACCAGCAAGGCGAACTAAGAAGTCGAGGGAGGATGACAACCAGGTGACTAAATGAACTTCTGACAGGAAGACAGCAAGGTGAACTAGTGAATTCCAAGCAAGATGACTGCAACAGCTGATGGCAAGGCCCAATGAAAGGAACTACAACTCTCCAGACAACAGGCACAGTGCAGGGAACACAGTTTCAACAGGTTCAAAGCAGCCCAGCTCCAATGGTTCCATGATATGAGGGCAACATGGCTTCCATGGATCCAAGGCATGATAAAAGCGACATGATCTCCACAAGTTTAAAGCAACGAGTCAAGAGCATTCATGAATTAGTCAGATTATGGAAGGTGTCCCCAGCCACCATCAGGTTCAAAATGCCGAGGTAATTAGGTGCCGACTGATGTGGCTCATTAGGAGGGGCAAGGCTGGCTCCTTGCGAGTAGCCTTCCTGACTTCTTTTGCACATCCCTCCACTCAGCTGTGTGTGACCTTGGATTGGGCAAGGATGGCAACTCCTCCTTGTCTGTGATCACTGGCTGCAGCTGTCCCTCTTTGACAGACTGCACAGccagctgtttgtctgtctgCTCTCTCCTCTACTCACCCAATAGTCTCAGGACTGCTTCACCTTGACCATCTgactctgacacagagccttccttGTTCTCTTGGTGTTCCCCATAGTCCCTTTCGGATGTCCCCTGGAACTGGTTCTTCCTCAATGTCCAAGCCGGTGCCCAAGGGAGCCATTATACCTTGACTCCAGAATGAAGAgcagaggaaagagaggaagcaAACAAAGGAAAcctgtctgggttttttttttgtgcctTGAGGAactgaagaaaacaaaattcagCTCAAAAGGTTTAGCTGGCTCGAGCACAACACTTGAAGCAAACAGACAGGGAAAAAGCTGGGTCTTTGCAGGTCTTTTTCTAGCTGTGTCCTAAAGGCAGCCAAACAAACAGTG
Encoded here:
- the LOC116519614 gene encoding alpha-1-antitrypsin-like is translated as MNRIIHLSLALIVFSLVSHGHHDVDHHHDHHDPKAAIKIQSNVVEFAFEFYKTLAARSHGENIVFSPCSISILLSVLLLGTNSNTHAEILKGLDFNMTKIQEDEIHQGFHELLHLLTHSEEDYKLDIGQGLFLKKGIQPLQTFLDKIKEFYEAEIQATKFQDPKEAEKQINDYIKEKTHGKIAELVKDLNPETVFVLTNYIFFRGHWKNPFNPEFTREEDFFVDHNTTVKVQMMHRTGWFYSYFDSQLSCTVLQIDYNGTETTFFVLPDPKKEKELDASLSIETVNRWAQNVQRNTATVSIPKFSISATYNLKEPLSQLGITEIFTDDADLSRVTRGRALKLSKAIHKAVLTIDESGTEATGATAAELMPVSLPPEHQFNHPFIVLVFNRQINGTLFAAKIVNPTQL